Proteins encoded together in one Temnothorax longispinosus isolate EJ_2023e chromosome 5, Tlon_JGU_v1, whole genome shotgun sequence window:
- the LOC139813338 gene encoding uncharacterized protein, whose translation MYQENVLEMMQKCLFCQLMQAKKKHFCMFCNTFQSKIARHLERVHAKELEVQKFTCLPKGTAERRQIIETLRRRGDFYFNVDNTRNDGELLVERRSKKMYNRVPSDYTACPKCRAFILKATRRHHSRKCIGPRNKDTRAVSVLGRTIIGRIHPEANSVLRLRVFPVLKEDDIVRLIRYDELIIAFGNQQCEKYKSSEHNDSMIRQKLRRVGRLLQILKQKCSEITDFASIYFPRYSSACIEAINTLAGLSLCGKYYKIPSLASSLGGLIKELGKILINRYIRKENYDKKLIAEDFLKVFSEDYTTHITKTISETMNQNKRRKRIVLPSKSDIIRLHNFLQEKRQTAYNVLREGFSYEAWLTLAKVTLTSVQVFNRRRAGEIQRTLIEDYKVYEGINYQTNEMYEALSTRAKEIAKKYVRFTLRGKLGRTVPVLLTGELRDCIDMILKHRKAAKVSTKNPYLFGLPSLVKNKHRYLLACDLLRQYAVECGAENPETLRATELRKHIATMCINYNLSENEISSLANFMGHADKIHLTHYRQPVIEKEILEISQYLEAAQGVGRDEEDNSSDDNSDSECSESNRNNNDANDSDNVPEIHNDDTNNKDNQIIQDLQRNTSRDSDEFRISTEREISYSDNDAENEQNITNMEKQKNKKKKTKKRKDKKELLSHTNHTRKIKWTESAKRVVLDAFGYYLEKKDAKLQGSEIAKLIKKHRDILGNRTVPTIRTWLHNQKRNKFKI comes from the exons ATGTATCAGGAAAATGTGCTCGAGATGATgcagaaatgtttgttttGTCAACTGATGcaggcaaaaaaaaaacatttttgcatGTTCTGTAACACGTTTCAAAGTAAAATAGCTCGCCATCTTGAACGAGTACATGCTAAGGAACTAGAAGTCCAAAAATTTACGTGTTTACCAAAAGGAACTGCAGAACGAAGACAAATTATAGAAACACTCCGAAGGCGTggagatttttatttcaacgtagATAATACACGAAATGATGGTGAACTGTTAGTGGAAAGACgttctaaaaaaatgtataacagaGTACCTTCTGATTATACCGCATGTCCAAAATGCAGAGCATTTATACTTAAAGCTACAAGGAGACATCATTCTCGAAAATGCATTGGTCCTAGAAACAAAGATACAAGAGCGGTATCAGTTTTAGGAAGAACAATAATAGGTCGAATACATCCTGAAGCGAATAGTGTCTTAAGATTACGTGTTTTTCCCGTATTAAAAGAAGATGACATAGTACGACTAATACGATATGacgaattaataattgcattcGGAAATCAACagtgtgaaaaatataaatcatcaGAGCATAATGATAGCATGATAAGACAGAAACTAAGAAGAGTCGGCCGTTtactacaaatattaaaacagaaatGTTCTGAAATTACAGATTTTGCATCCATTTATTTTCCACGATACAGCAGTGCCTGCATTGAAGCAATTAACACATTAGCAGGTTTATCTTTATgcggaaaatattataaaattccaTCATTAGCATCGTCACTTGGAGGTTTAATAAAAgaacttggaaaaattttaattaatcgatatattagaaaagaaaactatgataaaaaattaattgctgaagattttttaaaagtattttcagAAGATTATACAACACATATTACGAAAACAATATCTGAAACAAtgaatcaaaataaaagaCGTAAAAGAATTGTTCTCCCTTCTAAATCGGATATTATTAGGCTTCACAactttttacaagaaaaacgTCAAACAGCTTATAACGTTTTGAGAGAAGGATTTTCTTACGAAGCATGGCTTACACTCGCAAAAGTTACATTGACATCAGTACAAGTATTCAACCGTCGTAGAGCTGGAGAGATACAAAGAACACTCATCGAAGATTACAAGGTTTATGAAGGAATTAATTATCAAACAAATGAAATGTATGAAGCACTTTCAACACGTGCCAAAGAGATAgctaaaaaatatgtacgttTTACATTAAGAGGTAAACTTGGACGAACAGTACCAGTTCTATTGACGGGAGAATTGAGAGATTGCATTGATATGATATTAAAGCATAGAAAAGCTGCAAAAGTTTCAACAAAAAATCCGTACTTGTTTGGTCTTCCTTctcttgtaaaaaataagcaCAGATACCTCTTGGCATGTGATCTGTTGCGACAGTATGCAGTAGAATGCGGTGCTGAAAATCCTGAAACTTTGCGTGCAACTGAATTACGGAAACATATAGCGACAATgtgtattaattacaatttatcagAGAATGAAATTTCATCACTGGCAAACTTCATGGGTCATGCAGATAAAATACACTTAACTCATTATAGACAACCTGtcatagaaaaagaaattttagaaatatcacAATACTTGGAAGCAGCACAAGGAGTTGGACGAGATGAAGAAGATAATAGTTCAGATGATAATTCAGATTCTGAATGCTCAGAATCTAATAGAAATAACAATGATGCTAATGATAGTGATAACGTACCTGAAATCCATAATGATGACACTAATAATAAAGACAATCAAATAATTCAGGATTTGCAAAGAAATACTTCAAGAG attcaGATGAATTTAGAATCTCAACTGAGAGAGAGATTAGTTATTCAGATAATGATGCAGAAAATGAACAGAACATAACAAACatggaaaaacaaaaaaacaaaaaaaagaaaacaaaaaaaagaaaagataaaaaggaaCTTT tGTCTCATACTAATCATACACGCAAGATTAAATGGACTGAAAGTGCAAAACGAGTTGTTCTTGATGCCTTTggatattatttagaaaaaaaggatGCAAAGTTACAAGGTTCTGAAATCGCAAAGCTCATTAAGAAACATCGTGATATACTAGGAAATCGAACAGTACCTACAATTAGAACGTGGTTACATAATCaaaaacgtaataaatttaaaatatga